A window of Trichosurus vulpecula isolate mTriVul1 unplaced genomic scaffold, mTriVul1.pri scaffold_40_arrow_ctg1, whole genome shotgun sequence genomic DNA:
AATAGACATGATCACCTGTCCTATACGTACACGAGCAACAGTACCCTGGGGTTTCCCAAAGGCGCCCCGCATGCCTGTTTGGAGtctggagacaggaaaaaaatactactgTGAAAATGGCATTTAATCTTTCCCTGAAATACTTTCAATATCTGATTTGTTATGGAGAGAAAATTTCCAGCATCAAAAATACCCTGAAATACTTTCAATATCTGATTTGTTATGGAGAGAAAATTTCCAGCatcaaaaataaaacacaagaatgaaatgatcaaaataaattttaactatttttaGAAATCTGAGTGTTAAGAATTGTAACCAATATGACCACTGCCAAGgcttaaaaataaaaccatatatTTAAATTCTGGATACATGATTTATGTTCTTGAGGAATGTTGCAAGGTTAGGATCTTCCTAACAATTTTTGGACTATCATCAAATCACTGGCTTTGTCAATTTCCAACTAAGTTTCTTCTACATTAAGTTTTTTCTACACCtacatttacattttctttcctttctccttatttttGGAGATTTGGATATGAACTCTCCTCACTGCTTAGTTGCCCCATCAGCTACCTTGCTATTCTTTAGTATgtgacaaaaaaaccaaaacaacccccCCCTCCAACCCCCGAACTATTAACAACCTGATAGTTTCCATTTCTGGGTATGGCAGTAAGAGAGGCATTCTGGGTAAATAGAGGGCTTGTAAAGCATTCAGAAACCTACTTCCACCAACCAAACGCAGGCATAGTTACTTTTGAGTAAAAGAAATTCTCACCTATCAGCACCAGCACAAGATAACATTTTGTTGATTCGAATAACATGGAAAGGGTGCAGTCGAACCCGGATGTGGAAGCCATCTTTGCCACAACTCTTCACCATGTATTTGTTGGCACAGATCCGTGCAGCCTCCAAAGCTATGGAGAAAGTATTAAAAGAACCGAACAGTAAATTTAAGAGGTTTGCCCCAAAGTTAGTTTTTTATGGTATTATAATGTGTAGTGGTAAACCAAACTAAATTTGAGAGTTAAGAAATTCCTTTTTCTATTCCTTCATAGTTGACAACGAACTATAATTATGTTATTCAGCTGTAGCAGccctttttttgtaaaataaaagttcTTTGTATCTTTAATGTAACTCTAAGGTTGATCAATTTGAAccagaagattttaaaaacactGAACGATGCTCAGCTCTCCAATATAAGGTtttatctgtttttgcttttttaccTTCAGAGGACAGTTGTTCATATTCATCAGACACCATATGACCACAGAGTGGGAACTCATCCACTTTTGCCTTTTTTCGACCTAGGTCAAAAATCCTTATCTTTGCATCTGTAAAAAGGCAAAGAACTTTTAGTTTTAAAGTTGGTTTTAAGCTGAGATTAAAAGGAAGGGGAgataatattttaacattttcaaaagtACAATTCACAGGTGatttgtcaattttttaaaataccgtTTAATGGGCTTGGAAGTATgacataaataaaaatgacatttgtgTTACAGCACATATCTTAAGTTTTGGGTATTCATCCTTATGTTTTTATTTCCTAAATAGCACTTACCAGGGACACCTCGGCAGAACCGTGATTTTGGATATGGTTTGTTCTTACAGTATCTGTAACTTAATGAGATAAAGatataagatgaaataaaatttaaattaagttAGGAAGCATACATTACATGAATGTGAGAAAAGTAGAATTTGGAAAAATATTGACAAAGTGTTAGGGTACAATTTTAATTGATTTCAATTTTAATATTGTAGAtttaagttattttaattttctagaTGGAATTGGTTAGTGGAATGCTTATTTATCAACGAGTTTTATTTATCAGGTGCAGGTATTGTGGCAAACAGAAGTACTAACAAtaacaattatattaaattttgccTTCAAGGATTTAACAATTACATTACATGTTAACTGTCTTGTTCAAATATGCTACATACCAATAAGTGATGTCTGAAAAATACTGGCTCATAGTTATTGATGTTAACTTTTAAGTTagattattttttcaattgtttttgaTGTTCCGCAAAGTGatatttgtttttttgagggggcatTATTATGGTGGTCATTTTATTTACAATCTAATTTTACAaagaagtgaggcaaacaggtttgtCTATGATACTCTAGGTCATAAATGTCTGATATGAACACGGCTTTGAAATTTAAGGATTATTATTGTAGTTACTTTAATGGTTTATTATATACTGCTAGTAATTCAAATGCTGTTAAAGATGCAGTATTTAATCGTTTTAATCTTTATTTACTTGTATTTTCGTGCAATGTAAATTTCCTTTAAGAAAGGGTTTCCAAAggttttttgtgttttatatAATAATTGTGTTAAAcgtaaattaaataatataatagaaaacGTTTGGAACCCGAAGCTTGTAAAATACAGTTAAAGTAGGCTGAGGTAAGAGATTTAGTCCTGTATAAGCCAAATCAAAGAAAACTAATATTCacggaggaaaaaaaaacttacttaaacgccatttttttccctctatttctccACGAGGTAAATGAAAACGCATCTCCACACAAAATAAATCAGCACAATATAAATTCAAATAGTCATTGGCGTTTACTCAGCACAAAAATTAATTGCTACGtacaaaataaatttgtttttttatgaCTTTCTTATataaaaagggcaaaaaataTAGAGTACTTACCAACGAGCAGGGCGGCGACCCATACTCAAAGCCGACAAAGAAAGTTCAACGCCTGCGCAGTCCTTAAATACAGTCTCAGGTTTTCGCGCGCATTTCAAAGAGGCGGAGTTGAACATACTGCCCTAGAAAAATACTACTAAAAATCCTACCACGATATAGGTAACCTCATTTTATTCACATTTGTTTATTATCAAGTCAAGCTACTCTAACAAATAACATGgattaaaaactaaaatacaagaaaatcaaaCCCGTATCACTAAAAAAACAATGCAAATGCTACTATCAAAAAACCAAATATAAACTTAATGGAATataaacaccaagaaaacataccATTAACAATACCAAATGAAACTTCTCACATTAAAACATAAACATAAGGAACACATAAAAACATTAtatgatgtaaaaataatttaaaacagcaaatctgaaatgaaataaaaacgagaacacttaaaaaaacaaaaaatctgaaaaatgagagccTTGcacatcataaaaatgggaagaacTACAGAATGTATTTACATAAAGAAGCAAAAAACCTAACATtag
This region includes:
- the LOC118833339 gene encoding 60S ribosomal protein L10-like, translating into MGRRPARCYRYCKNKPYPKSRFCRGVPDAKIRIFDLGRKKAKVDEFPLCGHMVSDEYEQLSSEALEAARICANKYMVKSCGKDGFHIRVRLHPFHVIRINKMLSCAGADRLQTGMRGAFGKPQGTVARVRIGQVIMSIRTKVHNKVHVIEALRRAKFKFPGRQKIHISKKWGFTKFNADEFEDMVAEKCLIPDGCGVKYIPIRGPLDKWRALFHSS